A part of Plasmodium coatneyi strain Hackeri chromosome 8, complete sequence genomic DNA contains:
- a CDS encoding Transporter, which translates to MKLRKLYGLLKKTYYEKRKDFVLYFFFLLIPFLLVSFHLFLRNISEKYSLEIYNNFSENDKIDLNDTIRQYVLFLSNELCSREIGDNVYVNHICLTPDDELSRSFLSYANENDLNIFRVYKSEEECLQNLKYAIQLRESDLANSRRKPLGENLSPLVHSFKNNLKQGKSITLEELYRDVHPEVEYDVLLKVQLDEETLREVRKTHLYKSFIRDIKNLKDESSHNAFFKDDRNKLFFFNFVKNNLIETNKACGLLGIENVSHLGEQNRLRFSYIFGKKPSGHTDKGTNEANNTNHTSIEKEINHNEVAKPTNQMNHVVSLQNEKDVVTNVSYKIRVGDYALLTSSENYFFNDININLKQNFVNFNTVDDLSLNVYFNEWYYSSFFIVLEYHFNLFMLKYNARLGGNTSPHTTPTTTTTATTGGGDSSPSSTSLHLNDFFLLHMPMKSMKINAFDTIEKNIFRMVMFLCVCLFIVNICFDINKERKINMENFLFCLKISKYYYYFSWLLFYFIVLFFYNTLFTYVIYLYVYKKMVNFFILFLYMYMFIVNSLLFTVICMHFSDNNAINYIASFLIFFLFSSFRLIIHSGVGDVLSFFVLIIPHASFCLALDFIFILVKNDIQISYPEMFIKFENICLMHLLLYSVFSFILLTCILIYMIHYRNRRQGKLYLRRGSAHQVGASGQIRCSEGDSFMLELTESHSKQNKHNQQKQHHHQQSESSQPLQPIQKKLKRRASIRTARVTQFGRHHPVTQGDRPADCYLVIKNVNKTYGRKHVLKDVSLTLRSNRIFVLLGENGSGKSTLINIITEMITEDGGEIHFVRRGRSGSGITGQRRNRDPSPLQKLIRRSAHKRSHEMEISYCSQNVILYDNLTFYETIVIFLLYYNKDVEKYLKKKRTRKIMNDLDLEQYLNHKIKNLIDDVKKKISIFICFLVKRDVYILDEPFIALDIKTKTKLFKFFEKIKKNNIIFICTHDIYEANNFANDIAVIKSGEIIFNGTKRQFQKLIDYKFVLNVRFSDDGGVHQLNNGDNPSDNRPNGGNLFDFLTDPTASTYTPETIKQNIIHFVKSVREENKTCFIFFNSSHIYCTYKIGETESLKKLLYVLKRFRHILTYELKTIDIYYTYIYIYTYYEKRSLLKNVQDRDLRNLIKMDPLFYLFFDNVRYFNELNRKVAQIGILDKPPVGGGSATPDLGYLRDILVKGKRDKGANVTEQVEKPNYAAGKKTPNLVSRLVNFLCTYVKPTLFLKIKKDLCNTSFYWYKFLVPIFLLSFGLLIIKCVSLFGKIEKVELDYSTISSNHLKTSTLNYHIIYTSEMGPDAGQQSSTDRQSTSPQMHVTSKWANYWQGRKWKNKKFNPVMQMKNAFPKPNKTNSDNQVHLSTNSFNYYNSTINALLQKYCINEKINYIGEQISEDNLYERVNNYLEKRSTKHKDISLGTYIFQINEKLTHHEDMDYSTDVEVKVNLFCNYTSIHSYAYYTNSAFNVLAEFQSEMQQQSGGAKRNTVGSSSKWEDAYNTPPPPKNRIDVINEPFPIKFHEYFLRDFYINMYVFLSIVIFFCVFFEKLRNEIDYRKIFENFYVHKYVHYLQILLLEYMYYLIYILLLFFILYLFQYREFVLPSFFLFLMLYGFNTFLSISLFSSLYMHSYILFVFVNFIFCGIISIVIYVLVILSYAYNNQVLMNLSHIFVCIFRILDSFSLSHVLNIRSLCLNMKRHMQQIDDELIRDTSRSYFNEQIRPGHLFGNNRDSLHSPGGEEPFSGLGSSEALKGFCSDSNSFFNTTGDFLFLIVNCALYLMLLFYKLYNLNRQTRNEAGSQTGTESTNELQNGDQIEQPTNLHSSSTDSQSSDSSQQKYAFAVRHFYLTNSEYKRDERTEKKGLLHLLSFASRLLKWPQRTIVTDTYRKFNEEITDSNSKAIFAIPDEKWKGKEASTGEGSSDGGSNHRGSSSEGNNETGQHPQGGLHEDQKYILKDINVKMKPYKIYTFSSIFNNDLNVLYFFKFFFANGQTTRGLKSDPSDGQRNATTQATQVTQTVQMTQTEDESDYKIVLIPNMTIYEHVKIILTYKNISLSSAELMYVINLLMLTVNLRCDVHINCNQLSGGMRKKVELIINLLRDDRIIFLYKLNDNIDFCSQIYINLILKNVLLVNEQGDRTGEDNNKVDYLLGGETSQWITPYSRRRNSNVNDQLGLASTRDKEQTEECPISSNIQSVNEGIINAFIKDNILKIKFAPRNFAIYTHIYTDIFYYDYLYLFNRNEITYENFTENMMRSFQDHYSFQVKLKGIDHAKINEYIKFFFCTNKRACVRFCKVMKALAERGRNRTNSRISNRISNRTSNRSNNHSSDTDDAISFVEQNAKRNALSLYNLFRIFKTVKMGKDNLLPHRPKKKKKKNNLLILSKFHKVLLNLIIDKSSYVNLYLNRNKYISLFLLFKFAIYELAYQNIQHFVQRCKSVKRIYSEMTMSNQCLFILKIPDNKHFFKLLGRFQKECTVELLRCYFFLRVDQVCGHFGGATSLIRMTFIYTYSYFLIFVFPPTRRNQPTDQIRR; encoded by the exons ATGAAGCTCCGTAAGCTATACGGCTTGCTCAAAAAAACGTACTatgaaaagagaaaggattttgttctttactttttctttttgttgaTTCCGTTTCTGCTAGTATCgtttcatttgttccttaggaatatcaGCGAAAAGT ACTCCCTCGAGATTTACAACAACTTTTccgaaaatgataaaatagATTTGAACGACACCATCAGGCAGTATGTCCTGTTTTTGAGCAACGAGCTGTGCTCCAG AGAAATCGGCGATAACGTGTACGTGAACCACATCTGCCTGACGCCGGACGATGAGTTGTCTAGGTCCTTCCTCTCCTACGCCAACGAAAATGACCTGAACATATTTAGAGTGTACAAAAGCGAGGAGGAGTGCCTACAGAATTTAAAGTATGCCATTCAACTGAGGGAAAGCGATTTGGCCAACTCGAGGAGGAAGCCTCTTGGGGAGAACCTATCCCCGTTAGTGCACTCTTTTAAGAATAACTTGAAACAGGGCAAGTCCATAACTTTGGAGGAGCTGTACAGAGATGTTCACCCAGAGGTAGAGTATGACGTGCTGCTAAAGGTACAGTTAGATGAGGAAACCCTGAGGGAGGTCAGGAAAACACACCTATACAAGTCCTTCATTAgggacataaaaaatttgaaagacGAAAGTAGTCACAATGCCTTTTTCAAGGATGATAGGaataaattgtttttttttaatttcgtgAAAAATAACTTGATTGAGACAAACAAAGCGTGTGGTTTACTTGGTATTGAAAATGTAAGTCACCTGGGGGAACAGAACCGCCTGcgtttttcctacattttcgGGAAAAAGCCCAGCGGGCACACCGACAAGGGGACCAACGAGGCGAACAACACGAATCATACCAgtatagaaaaggaaattaacCATAACGAGGTGGCTAAACCCACTAACCAAATGAACCATGTGGTCAGTCTGCAAAATGAGAAAGACGTTGTTACAAATGTGAGTTACAAAATCCGAGTAGGGGACTACGCCTTGCTAACATCTAGCgagaattatttttttaacgacATAAATATAAATCTGAAGCAGAATTTTGTGAACTTTAACACGGTAGATGATTTGTCACTAAACGTGTACTTCAACGAATGGTACTACAGCAGCTTCTTCATTGTGTTGGAGTACCACTTTAACTTGTTTATGCTGAAGTATAATGCGCGGTTGGGGGGAAACACCTCACCACACACCACCCCAACCACTACAACCACCGCAACCACGGGGGGAGGAGACAGTAGCCCATCCAGTACCTCGCTCCACCTGAACGACTTCTTCCTGCTCCACATGCCCATGAAGAGTATGAAGATAAATGCCTTCGACACGAttgagaaaaatattttccgcATGGTGATGTTTTTGTGTGTCTGTCTTTTCATTGTAAATATCTGCTTCGATATCAACAAAGAGAGGAAGATCAACATGGAaaacttcctcttctgcttgAAGATAAGTAAGTATTACTACTACTTTTCCTGGCTGCTCTTCTACTTCATCGTGTtgtttttttacaacactCTTTTTACCTACGTCATATATCTATACgtctacaaaaaaatggtgaattttttcattctatttttgtacatgtatatgtttaTAGTGAATAGCTTACTTTTTACCGTCATTTGCATGCACTTTTCCGACAATAATGCGATAAATTACATTGcatcctttttaatatttttcttattttcatccttccGTTTGATCATTCATTCTGGGGTTGGAGATGTGTTATCCTTCTTCGTGTTAATAATCCCACATGCATCTTTCTGTTTGGCGTtagattttatttttattttagttaAGAATGATATTCAAATTAGTTACCCCGAGATGTTTATTAAATTTGAGAATATTTGTTTAATGCACCTTTTGCTTTactctgttttttccttcatccttTTGACGTGCATTTTGATCTACATGATACATTACCGGAACCGGCGCCAGGGCAAGCTCTACCTCAGGAGGGGAAGTGCCCACCAAGTCGGGGCAAGTGGACAAATCAGGTGCAGTGAAGGGGACTCCTTCATGCTGGAGTTGACCGAAAGCCACTCCAAGCAGAACAAGCACAACCAACAGAAGCAGCATCACCACCAGCAGAGTGAATCGAGTCAGCCACTCCAACCAATTCAGAAGAAGCTGAAGAGGAGGGCGTCAATCCGCACCGCGAGGGTCACCCAATTCGGGCGACACCACCCCGTGACGCAGGGCGACCGCCCCGCCGACTGTTACCTGGTTatcaaaaatgtgaacaagaCATACGGCAGAAAGCATGTGCTCAAGGACGTTTCCCTCACCCTGCGTAGTAACCGAATATTCGTCCTGCTAGGGGAGAACGGATCGGGCAAGTCCACCCTCATTAACATCATAACGGAAATGATCACAGAAGACGGGGGGGAAATCCACTTCGTCAGGAGGGGTCGAAGCGGCTCTGGCATTACCGGACAGAGACGCAACAGAGATCCTTCCCCCTTGCAAAAACTGATCAGAAGAAGCGCCCATAAAAGAAGTCACGAAATGGAAATCAGCTACTGCAGCCAAAACGTAATCCTCTACGATAACCTCACCTTCTACGAGACCATCGTTATATTCCTCCTCTACTACAATAAGGatgtagaaaaatatttgaagaaaaaaaggacccgaaaaattatgaacgaCCTAGACTTAGAACAATATCTAAACCATAAGATTAAAAACCTGATTGAtgatgtgaagaaaaaaatctccATCTTCATTTGCTTCCTCGTTAAAAGGGACGTGTACATTTTGGACGAGCCATTCATCGCATTGGACATTAAGACGAAGACGAAgctttttaagttttttgagaaaataaaaaaaaataacatcatttttatttgtacacatgATATTTACGAGGCCAACAATTTTGCTAACGATATTGCGGTTATTAAAAGTGGGGAAATTATCTTTAACGGGACGAAGAGGCAGTTCCAAAAGCTTATCGATTATAAGTTCGTTTTGAATGTTCGCTTTAGCGATGACGGGGGGGTGCACCAACTCAACAATGGAGACAACCCAAGTGATAACCGCCCCAACGGGGGTAACCTGTTCGACTTCCTGACCGACCCAACTGCGTCGACTTACACCCCAGAGACGATCAAGCAAAATATAATCCACTTTGTAAAAAGCGtgagagaagaaaacaaaacgtGTTTCATCTTTTTCAACTCGAGTCATATATACTGCACATACAAGATAGGCGAAACGGAGTCACTGAAGAAGCTGCTTTACGTGTTAAAACGGTTCAGACATATCCTCACCTACGAACTAAAGACCATAGACATTTACTACacgtatatttatatttacacGTATTATGAGAAGAGGAGTCTTTTGAAAAACGTCCAAGATAGAGACCTCCGAAACTTAATCAAGATGGATCCTCtgttttatctttttttcgaTAACGTCAGATATTTTAATGAGTTGAATAGGAAGGTAGCCCAAATCGGCATTTTGGATAAACCTCCTGTGGGGGGTGGATCGGCTACCCCTGATTTAGGCTACCTGAGGGATATCCTCGTTAAGGGAAAACGTGACAAAGGTGCAAATGTGACGGAACAGGTGGAAAAACCTAACTACGCTGCGGGTAAGAAAACACCCAATCTGGTTAGCCGCCTGGTTAACTTCCTCTGCACGTACGTCAAACCGACCCTCTTCCTGAAGATAAAGAAGGACCTCTGCAACACCAGCTTCTACTGGTACAAATTTTTGGTGccaatttttctcctttccttcggCTTGCTAATAATAAAGTGTGTTTCCCTCTTTGGCAAAATAGAAAAGGTAGAGTTGGATTATTCTACCATTTCGTCGAACCATTTGAAGACAAGCACACTCAACTACCACATTATTTACACCTCGGAGATGGGTCCTGACGCGGGACAACAAAGCAGCACAGATAGGCAGTCTACCTCCCCACAGATGCATGTCACCTCCAAGTGGGCAAATTACTGGCAGGgaagaaagtggaaaaataagaagttCAATCCGGTGATGCAGATGAAGAATGCATTCCCTAAACCAAATAAAACCAATAGTGACAACCAAGTCCACTTATCGACAAACTCCTTCAACTACTACAACAGCACGATAAACGCGCTGCTCCAGAAATACTGCATAAACGAGAAGATTAACTACATCGGTGAACAGATAAGTGAAGACAACCTGTATGAACGTGTTAATAATTACCTGGAGAAGAGATCAACTAAGCACAAGGATATTTCTCTGGgtacttatatatttcaGATAAATGAGAAGCTAACCCATCATGAGGATATGGATTACAGCACAGATGTGGAAGTCAAGGTGAACCTCTTCTGCAACTACACGTCTATACACTCGTATGCATATTACACCAATTCGGCGTTCAACGTTTTGGCAGAATTTCAGAGCGAAATGCAACAGCAGTCCGGTGGGGCAAAGCGCAACACGGTTGGCAGTTCATCCAAATGGGAGGACGCATACAACACGCCACCACCACCGAAGAACAGAATCGATGTGATTAATGAGCCATTTCCGATAAAGTTCCACGAGTACTTCCTGCGCGACTTCTACATCAACATGTATGTCTTCCTCTCCATCGTCATCTTCTTCTGTGTCTTCTTTGAAAAATTGCGCAACGAAATAGActacagaaaaatattcgaAAATTTCTACGTgcataaatatgtgcattaTTTACAGATCCTCCTTCTAGAGTATATGTACTATTTAATTTATATCCTCCTgctctttttcattctttacCTGTTTCAGTACCGTGAGTTTGttcttccatcttttttcctattccTGATGTTGTATGGGTTCAACACGTTCCTGTCCATCTCTCTCTTCTCCTCCCTCTACATGCACAGTTATATCCTCTTTGTATTTGTGAATTTCATCTTCTGTGGAATAATTAGCATTGTCATTTATGTGTTGGTTATCCTCTCCTATGCTTACAACAACCAAGTGCTGATGAATCTGTCTCATATCTTCGTTTGCATTTTTCGTATTCttgattctttttctctttcccatGTGCTCAATATTAGAAGTTTGTGCTTAAATATGAAGAGGCACATGCAGCAGATTGACGATGAGCTAATTAGGGACACCTCCAGAAGCTACTTCAACGAGCAGATACGTCCAGGACACCTATTCGGAAACAATCGAGATAGTTTACACTCAcctgggggggaagaaccaTTCAGTGGATTGGGGTCATCCGAGGCGCTGAAAGGCTTCTGCAGTGATTCCAACTCGTTTTTTAACACCACGGGGgatttcctcttcctcatcgtcAACTGTGCCCTCTACCTGATGCTGCTCTTTTACAAGCTGTACAACCTGAACCGGCAAACGCGCAACGAAGCGGGCAGCCAGACTGGAACAGAATCTACAAATGAATTGCAAAATGGAGACCAAATTGAGCAGCCAACTAACCTACACAGCAGCAGTACCGACAGTCAATCGAGTGACAGCTCCCAGCAGAAATATGCATTCGCAGTGAGACACTTCTACCTTACCAACAGTGAATACAAGCGGGACGAACGCACAGAGAAGAAGGGCCTCCTCCATCTCCTCTCATTCGCAAGTAGGTTACTTAAATGGCCCCAAAGAACGATCGTCACAGATACGTACAGAAAATTCAACGAAGAAATAACCGACTCGAACAGCAAAGCGATTTTCGCAATTCCTGATGAgaaatggaaagggaaagaagcatCAACGGGGGAGGGATCATCCGATGGGGGAAGCAACCACAGGGGTAGCAGCTCAGAGGGTAACAACGAAACCGGGCAGCACCCCCAAGGAGGCCTTCACGAAGACCAAAAGTACATCCTCAAAGACATCAACGTTAAAATGAAGCCCTACAAGATATACACCTTTTCCTCTATATTTAACAACGACCTGAATGTGCTGTACTTTTTCAAGTTCTTTTTCGCCAATGGGCAAACTACACGTGGCCTCAAGAGTGACCCCTCAGATGGACAGCGAAACGCCACCACGCAAGCAACGCAAGTGACGCAAACTGTGCAGATGACCCAGACGGAAGACGAAAGCGACTACAAAATTGTCCTCATCCCAAACATGAcaatatatgaacatgtgaaaattattttgacTTACAAGAATATTTCTCTAAGCAGCGCAGAGCTTATGTATGTTATTAACCTGCTAATGCTGACGGTAAACCTGCGCTGCGACGTACACATAAATTGCAACCAACTCAGTGGgggaatgaggaagaaggtgGAGCTAATCATTAACCTGCTTCGGGACGATCGAATTATTTTCCTCTACAAGCTAAACGACAACATAGACTTTTGCTCGCAAATTTATATAAACCTTATCTTGAAAAATGTACTGTTGGTGAATGAGCAGGGAGATCGCACAGGGGAGGACAACAATAAGGTAGACTACCTACTCGGGGGAGAGACATCCCAATGGATCACTCCCTATTCTAGACGAAGAAACAGCAATGTGAATGACCAACTTGGACTAGCCTCCACACGAGATAAGGAACAAACGGAGGAGTGCCCCATATCTTCCAACATCCAAAGCGTTAACGAAGGAATAATCAACGCATTCATAAAGGacaatatattaaaaataaagtttGCCCCGAGAAACTTTGCaatttacacacatatatacaccgACATTTTCTACTATGACTACCTATACCTTTTTAATCGGAACGAAATTACGTATGAAAACTTTACAGAGAACATGATGAGGAGCTTCCAGGATCACTACTCCTTCCAGGTGAAGCTGAAGGGGATTGACCACGCCAAGataaatgaatacataaagttttttttctgtacgaATAAGCGTGCGTGCGTTAGGTTTTGCAAAGTGATGAAAGCACTTGCGGAGCGTGGAAGAAACCGTACCAACAGTCGTATTAGCAATCGTATTAGCAACCGTACCAGCAACCGTAGCAATAACCATAGTAGCGACACGGACGACGCCATCTCCTTCGTCGAGCAAAACGCCAAAAGAAACGCACTCAGCCTGTACAACCTCTTCCGCATTTTCAAAACAGTCAAGATGGGAAAAGACAACCTCCTACCCCACcgccccaaaaaaaaaaaaaaaaaaaataacttacTCATCCTGTCCAAGTTTCACAAAGTCCTGCTTAACCTTATAATAGACAAGTCCTCCTATGTCAACCTTTACCTGAACAGAAATAAATACAtctccctttttctcctttttaaatttgccaTTTATGAGCTAGCCTACCAGAATATACAACACTTCGTGCAGAGATGTAAGTCAGTGAAGAGGATCTACTCCGAGATGACTATGTCCAATCAGTGcctcttcattttgaagATCCCCGACAACAAGCACTTTTTCAAGTTGCTGGGTAGGTTTCAGAAGGAGTGCACCGTAGAGCTATTGCGttgctacttttttcttcgcgTCGATCAAGTGTGTGGCCATTTTGGAGGCGCCACATCCCTCATACGTATGACATTTATTTAcacatattcatattttctcatttttgtgtttccCCCCACCCGCAGAAATCAACCAACGGATCAAATTCGACGATAA